GTGACCGAGCCGGCGGAGCCGGCCCCGCTGCCGCACCGCCAGCGCCAGCACCAGCGCGGCGCCGACGGCGGGGGGGCCGCCGACGGCGCCGCCGCCCGGCAGGCCGGCCATCCCGCCGGCAGCTCGGCCCCGCGGGTCGACGAGCCCCGGCCCTACCGCCCGGCTCCGCCGGCCGAGGAGCCCCGCCCGTTCCGTCCCTCCCCGCCGCCTCCGGCCGACGAGCCGCGGCCGTTCCGGGCGCCGCCGGCGCCCGAGCGGGTCGCCGGCGCGCCGCCGCCGGTTCCCGAGGGGCCGCCGCTCTACCGGCCCGAGCCGGTCCGCGCGGCCGACGACGACGCCCCCCTGTACCGGGCCGAGCGGGCCCGGGTGCGCGACGACACCCCGGCCCCGCCGCCCCCTCCGGCCGACGAGCCGCGGCCCTCCCGGCCACCCCCGGCCGCCGCCGAGGCACCGCCAACGGCGCCGCCGGCGGCCGCGGCCCCCGCGCCCGACCAGGGCGAGCGGGTGACCCAGGCCGGCCTGCCCCGGCGGGTGCCCCGGGCCAACCTGGCCCCCGGCATGGTGGCCAGCCAGCAGGCCGAGGCTCAGCCACCGCCGCCGGGCCAGCCGTCCGCCGGCCGCTCCCCGGACGAGGTCCGCAGCATGCTGTCCAGCTACCGCACCGGCATCGAGCGCGGCCGCACCGTCGCCGGGGGCTCGGACCGGGGCGAGCGTCCACCGGAAGGACCCTAGCGACCCCGGGGGAGAGGGGAGATGCCAGAGCTCAGCGCCGATGCTCGCAACCTCAACTGGCTTGTCGCCAACTTCGCCAAGGCGACCCCGGGCGTGGCCCACGCCATGGTCGTCTCCGCCGACGGGCTGCCGGTGGCGGTGTCGGAGCGGCTGGACCGGCCCAGGGCCGACCAGCTCGCCGCCATCGCCTCCGGCCTGGCCAGCCTGACCCAGGGCGCCTCCCGCTGCTTCGAGGGCGGCCTGGTCAAG
The Actinomycetota bacterium DNA segment above includes these coding regions:
- a CDS encoding roadblock/LC7 domain-containing protein, with protein sequence MPELSADARNLNWLVANFAKATPGVAHAMVVSADGLPVAVSERLDRPRADQLAAIASGLASLTQGASRCFEGGLVKQTVVEMDRGFLFVMSISDGSCLSVLATNTCNVGVVAYEMAVLVARAGDVLTPSLRAELQAVLPS